The following proteins come from a genomic window of Leptospira neocaledonica:
- a CDS encoding helix-turn-helix domain-containing protein, whose protein sequence is MDYSTFKNRVCKRIKELRIEKNLTQEQVSGMNMGVRTYQKIESGINAPNLESLFKIADALGVHPKDLINVPLSGFDEKSKRK, encoded by the coding sequence ATGGATTATTCCACTTTTAAGAATCGAGTGTGCAAAAGAATAAAGGAATTGAGGATTGAAAAGAATTTAACTCAAGAGCAAGTTTCCGGTATGAATATGGGAGTAAGAACATATCAGAAAATTGAATCCGGAATAAATGCTCCGAATTTGGAAAGTTTATTCAAAATTGCAGACGCTTTAGGAGTCCATCCGAAGGATTTAATAAATGTTCCACTTTCGGGCTTTGATGAAAAGAGTAAAAGAAAATAA
- a CDS encoding SOS response-associated peptidase produces MCSRIAQSNRWSKAQPFLFAKPKKEPISRYNITLTDKADIILKPGIDYTVEDATFWLINEGSKSFKDAMQYSTFNAKSETIFELKSFKSKILTQRCIIPVDAFYESTGASGAKQPYAIRLKDGLPFGMAGVFSKWLNQDIGSEIFTFAIITTEANELVAKYHEKRRMPIILPPESYEHWLDEKLSHKDDIALFFQTYPAEKMEVYPVSKQVISTKNRIYDENCLKEVYIEENSPELF; encoded by the coding sequence ATGTGCTCTCGAATAGCTCAATCTAATCGCTGGTCCAAAGCCCAACCTTTTCTTTTTGCTAAACCTAAAAAGGAACCTATAAGTAGATACAATATCACTTTAACGGATAAGGCTGATATTATTCTTAAACCTGGAATTGATTATACTGTTGAGGATGCAACCTTCTGGCTTATTAATGAAGGTTCTAAAAGCTTTAAAGATGCCATGCAGTATTCTACCTTTAATGCAAAGAGTGAAACTATCTTTGAACTGAAATCTTTTAAGAGTAAAATACTAACTCAACGATGTATAATACCGGTTGATGCATTTTACGAATCGACTGGAGCCAGTGGAGCAAAACAGCCTTACGCTATTAGATTGAAAGACGGATTACCTTTTGGAATGGCTGGCGTTTTTTCTAAGTGGTTAAATCAGGATATAGGTAGTGAAATTTTCACTTTTGCAATAATTACAACTGAGGCAAATGAGTTAGTCGCGAAATATCATGAAAAGCGACGGATGCCTATTATACTTCCGCCGGAAAGTTACGAGCATTGGTTAGACGAGAAATTATCCCATAAGGATGACATAGCTTTGTTTTTTCAAACTTATCCGGCTGAGAAAATGGAAGTTTATCCTGTCTCGAAACAGGTCATAAGCACCAAAAACCGCATTTATGATGAGAATTGTCTCAAAGAAGTATATATCGAAGAAAATTCTCCTGAATTATTCTGA
- a CDS encoding LexA family protein — protein MSQAQIYIEKSTVKIPLLNFTLAAGFPRPSDDYLRKRLDPKDLLEINPSTTFYMRISGNGWSEYGIHDGDHVVIDRSIPPSHGRIAVVTYAGNFTIRQIGKVGDRLFFLERDNNLNLVPIEPEGDVEIWGIISFGIHRF, from the coding sequence ATGAGTCAAGCTCAGATTTATATAGAAAAATCCACAGTTAAGATTCCATTGCTAAATTTTACCTTAGCCGCCGGATTCCCTAGACCTTCCGATGATTACCTTCGGAAAAGGCTAGATCCAAAGGATCTGTTGGAAATAAACCCTTCTACAACGTTTTACATGCGCATCTCCGGGAATGGTTGGAGTGAGTACGGTATCCACGATGGAGATCATGTTGTTATTGATCGTTCAATTCCTCCAAGTCACGGACGAATTGCAGTCGTTACATATGCTGGCAACTTTACAATCCGCCAGATTGGGAAAGTTGGTGATAGGTTATTTTTCTTAGAAAGAGATAACAACTTAAACCTCGTTCCTATAGAACCTGAGGGAGATGTAGAAATTTGGGGGATCATTTCTTTTGGAATCCATCGATTCTAA